In one Brienomyrus brachyistius isolate T26 chromosome 7, BBRACH_0.4, whole genome shotgun sequence genomic region, the following are encoded:
- the LOC125745651 gene encoding LHFPL tetraspan subfamily member 2a protein-like codes for MCHVIVTCRSMLWTLLSIVVAFGELIAFMSTDWLVGSPRVPEAKLDSHISPEPYRPTLGIYGRCIKVTGFRRDVLCGPYAVHFGEIASGFWQATSIFLAAGILLLCAVAFISVFTMCFQSIMKKSIFNVCGLLQGIAGLFLILGLMLYPAGWGSDKVVTYCGTEASPYKPGMCSLGWAFYTAIGGTRAHLHLRSLLCTG; via the exons ATGTGTCATGTGATTGTGACCTGCCGCTCCATGCTGTGGACTCTGCTGAGCATTGTGGTGGCCTTCGGAGAGCTCATAGCCTTCATGAGCACAGATTGGCTGGTGGGCTCCCCACGGGTGCCTGAGGCCAAGCTAGATTCACACATCTCCCCTGAACCGTACCGTCCAACGTTGGGGATCTACGGGCGCTGCATCAAGGTGACCGGCTTCCGTCGGGACGTCTTGTGCGGGCCTTACGCCGTCCACTTTGGAGAGATAGCCAGCGGCTTCTGGCAGGCCACCTCCATCTTCCTGGCAGCTGGCATCTTGCTGCTGTGCGCTGTGGCCTTCATCTCCGTCTTCACCATGTGCTTCCAGAGCATCATGAAGAAGAGCATCTTCAACGTGTGCGGCCTCCTGCAGGGCATCGCCG GGCTGTTCCTAATCCTGGGCCTAATGCTGTATCCTGCTGGCTGGGGTTCAGATAAGGTCGTGACCTACTGTGGAACAGAGGCATCGCCTTACAAGCCGGGCATGTGCTCACTGGGCTGGGCCTTCTACACGGCCATCGGCGGCACCCGCGCTCACCTTCATCTGCGCAGTcttctctgcacaggctga